The following are from one region of the Actinomyces sp. oral taxon 897 genome:
- a CDS encoding NYN domain-containing protein has translation MSADAVAFQIRPTCPTPAPRLTLVPALAPEVPVAGGVSRTRRDNRTAAERTAPVSGRGVRRRGRTVFVLDLENLSGGGTTTPQDLARTLNILLDVMPIGAMDVVYSGMSHHFAAQNLPVLAAVSLHPALRSGPDGGENAVLDQIDVNRLARRFDNLVIGSGDHAFVPLARQAARLGMTVWQVTGRGGVSRDLWRACSLHTRLNLGDMPEALPQPPARGRSAGDLGGHTPQPEPVGEPVADGWERHGKARRHHCRRDHLPAAARRRTAAARHRNQRVRRAA, from the coding sequence ATGAGCGCCGACGCCGTTGCCTTCCAGATCCGCCCGACCTGCCCGACCCCAGCCCCCAGGCTGACCCTCGTCCCCGCCCTCGCCCCCGAGGTCCCCGTGGCCGGGGGCGTCTCACGCACCCGTCGTGACAACCGCACCGCCGCCGAGCGCACCGCCCCCGTCAGCGGCCGGGGCGTGCGACGCCGGGGGCGCACCGTCTTCGTCCTGGACCTGGAGAACCTCAGCGGGGGCGGCACCACCACGCCGCAGGACCTGGCCCGCACCCTCAACATCCTGCTCGACGTCATGCCGATCGGGGCCATGGACGTCGTCTACAGCGGCATGTCCCACCACTTCGCCGCCCAGAACCTGCCGGTCCTGGCAGCCGTGAGCCTGCACCCCGCCCTGCGCTCGGGCCCCGACGGCGGGGAGAACGCGGTCCTGGACCAGATCGACGTCAACCGTCTGGCCCGGCGCTTCGACAACCTCGTGATCGGCTCGGGCGACCACGCCTTCGTGCCGCTGGCCCGCCAGGCCGCGAGGCTGGGCATGACCGTCTGGCAGGTCACCGGGCGCGGCGGCGTCTCCCGGGACCTGTGGCGGGCCTGCTCCCTGCACACCCGTCTCAACCTCGGCGACATGCCCGAGGCCCTCCCCCAGCCGCCTGCACGCGGCCGGTCGGCGGGGGACCTCGGCGGTCACACGCCCCAGCCGGAGCCGGTGGGTGAGCCGGTGGCTGACGGGTGGGAGCGCCACGGGAAGGCACGCCGTCATCACTGCCGACGCGACCACCTGCCTGCCGCGGCCCGACGTCGTACGGCCGCCGCCCGCCACCGCAACCAGCGCGTGCGGCGGGCCGCCTGA
- a CDS encoding lysoplasmalogenase family protein, translating into MLRSRQRPSPPAPASSLPPGASRQSPPAASDFPAPASNQPPAPPSRPARPHPSRVLALLAALDAGIHLAACWWEPTEGTAVRHRRDVVVRLTQSLALPLMGGTWATWPDRQVRGARAGTVYGALAWSWLGDTLPALVPRQAALPVLVVSFLPAQWCWTAAMTPARDRNALRPTSPAWPLPLLGVVGAGVAVGRRVLPGSGALAPVGALYAVSLATQALAATGTGPLGAAGGSLFTLSDSLIAVQALGGRRLPKGEWLVMSTYLLAQALLLAAVEHDARRGGQHR; encoded by the coding sequence ATGCTGCGGTCCCGGCAGCGCCCCTCTCCCCCGGCGCCCGCCTCCAGCCTCCCACCAGGCGCCTCCCGTCAGTCGCCGCCAGCCGCCTCCGACTTCCCGGCGCCCGCCTCCAACCAGCCGCCAGCTCCCCCGTCCCGGCCAGCCCGCCCCCACCCCAGCCGGGTGCTGGCGCTCCTGGCAGCCCTGGACGCGGGCATCCACCTGGCGGCCTGCTGGTGGGAGCCCACCGAGGGTACTGCGGTGAGGCACCGGCGTGACGTGGTCGTCCGGCTCACCCAGTCCCTGGCCCTGCCGCTCATGGGCGGGACCTGGGCCACGTGGCCGGACCGGCAGGTGCGGGGAGCCCGGGCGGGCACGGTGTACGGCGCCCTGGCCTGGTCCTGGCTGGGTGACACGCTCCCGGCCCTGGTGCCGCGTCAGGCGGCCCTGCCGGTCCTCGTGGTCTCCTTCCTGCCCGCTCAGTGGTGCTGGACGGCGGCCATGACCCCTGCCCGAGACCGTAACGCGCTGCGGCCGACCTCCCCCGCCTGGCCCCTGCCCCTGTTGGGAGTGGTGGGCGCTGGCGTCGCGGTAGGCAGGCGGGTCCTGCCGGGCTCGGGGGCCTTGGCCCCGGTCGGGGCCCTCTACGCGGTCTCACTGGCCACCCAGGCCCTGGCCGCCACGGGCACCGGGCCCCTGGGTGCGGCCGGCGGGTCGCTCTTTACGCTCTCCGACTCCCTCATTGCCGTCCAGGCCCTGGGAGGACGGCGCCTGCCCAAGGGGGAGTGGCTGGTCATGAGCACCTACCTGCTGGCCCAGGCCCTCCTCCTGGCCGCCGTCGAGCACGACGCCCGCCGAGGCGGACAGCATCGGTAA
- a CDS encoding AAA family ATPase, with protein sequence MHTQLSFPAGCGAVVVPRPVPAWARRALCHLLALEPQHVVLVTEDDDVGRAGEALTAALRGLPVPGGPAGVVTCCGARELCALRGGVDEEDGGACAAVRAALYGVPVGAPGGGAGGGMAGCEAPRPGGGVPVGAPGGVAGGVVVPGRRVLVATDPVDPMGAEAFLLARHTARRLSMSLAWVVPGSQWDQADGLERRALVPGGATVIDSRPAPGTAELRRELAGLAPRLEAFHRVRIPPGTVAAAARAVPGAGEPAQPEHGRRLLDLWACDAALRGEDHALPPGPARPDEDRQARRWDVRALERALRSRVLGQDEACHALARQVALGHRGLRLTDRRPRSAVLLTGGTGTGKTLLATTLADHLAAARQEAGEALIRVDTAMLTSEHLGSTLLGAPPGYVGSDRREGWLTSRIAASPHAVLLLDEIDKASPLIRDNLLLELLGNGTVTDYSGRTVDASGLDVVLTANTGARALTRQAPGLGPGEDPRAVARRQVRQLLAPEVLGRLDAVVLMEPLDRDRMSRVLDQVLVTLARVCARSGYTVEVTHQAREILLTQALARPDGARRLHREVERALAAPLLDQDAGTYRTHVDDHGHITLTRTTPKDALNQDKTPTADEHTPL encoded by the coding sequence ATGCACACGCAACTGTCTTTTCCTGCCGGGTGTGGGGCCGTGGTGGTCCCGCGCCCGGTGCCGGCCTGGGCCCGCCGGGCCCTGTGCCACCTGCTCGCGCTCGAGCCCCAGCACGTGGTCCTCGTCACTGAGGACGACGACGTCGGGCGGGCCGGGGAGGCCCTGACCGCCGCGCTGCGCGGTCTGCCCGTGCCCGGGGGCCCTGCCGGGGTCGTGACCTGCTGCGGGGCCCGTGAGCTCTGCGCGCTGCGCGGCGGCGTGGACGAGGAGGACGGCGGGGCCTGCGCGGCGGTCAGGGCCGCGCTGTACGGCGTGCCGGTCGGCGCGCCCGGGGGCGGGGCCGGGGGTGGGATGGCTGGGTGCGAGGCGCCGCGGCCGGGTGGCGGCGTCCCTGTCGGCGCACCCGGTGGTGTGGCTGGTGGGGTGGTGGTCCCGGGGCGTCGTGTCCTGGTGGCCACCGACCCCGTCGACCCCATGGGGGCCGAGGCGTTCCTGCTGGCACGGCACACCGCCCGCCGCCTGTCCATGTCCCTGGCCTGGGTGGTCCCGGGCAGCCAGTGGGACCAGGCCGACGGCCTGGAGCGCCGCGCCCTGGTCCCCGGCGGCGCCACGGTCATCGACTCCCGGCCCGCCCCGGGCACGGCCGAGCTGCGTCGGGAGCTGGCCGGCCTGGCCCCACGGCTCGAGGCCTTCCACCGGGTCCGGATCCCGCCGGGGACGGTCGCGGCCGCGGCCCGGGCGGTACCCGGGGCGGGCGAGCCCGCCCAGCCCGAGCACGGCCGACGCCTCCTGGACCTGTGGGCCTGCGACGCGGCGCTGCGCGGGGAGGACCACGCCCTGCCCCCCGGCCCCGCCCGCCCGGACGAGGACCGGCAGGCCCGCCGGTGGGACGTCCGCGCCCTGGAGCGGGCGCTGCGCAGCCGGGTCCTGGGCCAGGACGAGGCCTGCCACGCCCTGGCCCGGCAGGTCGCCCTGGGCCACCGCGGGCTGCGCCTGACCGACCGGCGCCCCCGCTCCGCGGTCCTGCTGACCGGGGGGACCGGGACGGGCAAGACGCTCCTGGCCACCACCCTGGCCGACCACCTGGCGGCCGCCCGCCAGGAGGCCGGCGAGGCCCTGATCCGGGTGGACACGGCCATGCTGACCTCCGAGCACCTGGGCTCGACCCTCCTGGGCGCCCCGCCCGGCTACGTCGGCTCGGACAGGCGGGAGGGGTGGCTGACCTCCCGGATCGCCGCCAGCCCCCACGCGGTCCTCCTCCTGGACGAGATCGACAAGGCCTCCCCCCTCATACGCGACAACCTGCTCCTGGAGCTCCTGGGCAACGGGACCGTCACCGACTACTCGGGCCGGACCGTGGACGCCAGCGGCCTGGACGTCGTCCTGACCGCCAACACCGGGGCCCGGGCCCTGACCCGCCAGGCCCCGGGCCTGGGACCCGGCGAGGACCCCCGCGCCGTGGCCCGCAGGCAGGTCAGGCAGCTACTGGCCCCCGAGGTCCTGGGCCGCCTCGACGCCGTCGTCCTCATGGAGCCCCTGGACCGGGACCGCATGAGCCGGGTCCTGGACCAGGTCCTGGTCACCCTCGCTCGGGTGTGCGCACGCAGCGGCTACACGGTGGAGGTCACCCACCAGGCCCGCGAGATCCTGCTCACCCAGGCCCTGGCCCGTCCCGACGGCGCCCGCCGCCTCCACCGGGAGGTGGAGCGGGCACTGGCCGCCCCGCTGCTGGACCAGGACGCGGGAACCTACCGCACCCACGTGGACGACCACGGACACATCACACTCACCAGAACCACACCAAAAGACGCCTTGAACCAGGACAAGACACCCACCGCAGACGAACACACTCCTCTATAG
- a CDS encoding ThiF family adenylyltransferase, translating to MPHVTSLLGRRFRARRTASRSTTRDPGEVVLRFSPDLVERVQEHIASFEPERGGALLADHGVVRELIEDHAGRYSPVSWDISPELTELVGRAERAGLGVLAGTVHSHPDGLPDPSATDVCTTTHALEQNPHLDSLLICVVTRGVPRDTDLPIGQRHRMSIHVLSRTADGAPVLERGRGEVLVDGAADDGQGQGARPGQDDGFLPPEGDDALSRVRGLVGSLQDRGVVVAGCGSVGSRVAEDLVRSGVGRVVLIDPDEVSEANMARSVYTRADIGVPKVWALARRLRDISPHTAVTCLMGPLREHSGTALAAAPDLLVLATDDMVEQGDLAARAYTRGVPQVSCALYRKAAAGEVCVVMPVLGTPCWGCAVGANQLSASERPATNYGVDTRLVAESGLGASVNLVASVASQAALAVLAGPGSVHGRELVHLLTQGRTFGIVTTVPHWPVLDRVLPGAPHQSHPRSLWPVVRRGGSCPVCGPGARRSVPEDADTVSGPGEDLETAAVMGTATVTGTASGAAGGSVLEAIAHELIEGAECPDTSWRDLEQTPGPEAGGRADELVH from the coding sequence ATGCCGCACGTCACCAGCCTCCTGGGACGCAGGTTCCGGGCACGCCGCACGGCGTCCCGCTCCACGACCAGGGATCCCGGCGAGGTCGTCCTCCGGTTCTCTCCCGACCTCGTGGAGCGCGTCCAGGAGCACATCGCGTCCTTTGAGCCCGAGCGAGGGGGCGCCCTCCTTGCCGACCACGGCGTCGTCCGTGAGCTCATTGAGGACCACGCTGGTCGGTACTCGCCCGTCAGCTGGGACATCTCCCCTGAGCTCACCGAGCTGGTGGGCAGGGCGGAGAGGGCGGGGCTGGGCGTCCTGGCCGGTACGGTCCACTCCCACCCCGACGGCCTCCCCGACCCCTCGGCGACGGACGTGTGCACCACCACCCACGCCCTCGAGCAGAACCCTCATCTCGACTCGCTGCTCATCTGCGTGGTCACGCGCGGGGTGCCCCGTGACACCGACCTGCCGATCGGCCAGCGGCACCGGATGAGCATCCACGTCCTGAGCCGGACGGCCGACGGGGCGCCCGTCCTGGAGCGCGGGCGCGGCGAGGTCCTCGTCGACGGCGCCGCTGACGACGGCCAGGGGCAGGGGGCGCGGCCCGGGCAGGACGACGGCTTCCTGCCTCCTGAGGGCGACGACGCGCTCTCCCGGGTCCGTGGCCTCGTCGGCTCCCTGCAGGACAGGGGCGTCGTCGTCGCCGGCTGCGGATCCGTCGGCAGCCGGGTCGCCGAGGACCTGGTGCGGTCGGGCGTGGGCCGGGTGGTCCTCATTGACCCCGACGAGGTCAGCGAGGCCAACATGGCCCGCAGCGTCTACACCCGTGCCGACATCGGCGTGCCGAAGGTCTGGGCGCTGGCGAGGCGCCTGCGTGACATCAGCCCGCATACGGCCGTCACCTGCCTCATGGGCCCGCTCCGGGAGCACAGCGGGACCGCCCTGGCCGCCGCACCGGATCTTCTCGTCCTGGCCACCGACGACATGGTCGAGCAGGGTGACCTCGCCGCCCGCGCCTATACGCGCGGCGTCCCCCAGGTCAGCTGCGCCCTGTACCGCAAGGCGGCGGCTGGTGAGGTGTGCGTCGTCATGCCGGTGCTGGGCACGCCCTGCTGGGGCTGCGCCGTCGGCGCCAACCAGCTGTCCGCCAGCGAGCGCCCGGCCACGAACTACGGCGTCGACACCCGTCTCGTGGCTGAGTCCGGGCTCGGTGCGTCGGTCAACCTGGTCGCCTCGGTCGCCTCCCAGGCCGCCCTCGCGGTCCTGGCCGGGCCGGGGAGCGTCCACGGGCGCGAGCTCGTGCACCTGCTCACCCAGGGCCGCACCTTCGGGATCGTGACGACCGTGCCTCACTGGCCCGTCCTGGACCGGGTGCTCCCGGGCGCACCGCACCAGTCGCACCCGCGGAGCCTGTGGCCGGTCGTCCGGCGGGGTGGGTCCTGCCCCGTCTGCGGGCCCGGGGCGCGCCGGTCCGTCCCTGAGGACGCGGACACCGTCTCCGGGCCCGGTGAAGACCTGGAGACGGCCGCCGTGATGGGTACCGCTACTGTGACGGGTACCGCCAGCGGGGCGGCGGGCGGCAGCGTCCTTGAGGCGATCGCGCACGAGCTGATCGAGGGGGCTGAGTGCCCTGACACGAGCTGGCGTGACCTGGAGCAGACGCCCGGGCCTGAGGCCGGGGGCCGGGCGGATGAGCTCGTTCACTGA
- a CDS encoding type IV secretory system conjugative DNA transfer family protein has translation MTTDSCPAPDPDPDSGPAASGPGPEVPPPAPGAPSPAPGALPSGPVATQALDPRPAPSGPLPERLFRLDHLLRQADAPAAAQLFTNRLLNVLAKQPLGSRLTLTMEAERNGQVNVTLAAWGVGEPFGGDLVWCGEHTHVWEEVDPVVDRPRPAVLREAVPAVREQPLFLSLTRADLTPEGHALVLTDTSEVPGTGGLRPRALGTWPNPLACSGMDLLRTLRSTGGVLRIHLAPATAVERLMLQDQVLTTEGRASVEAMMGYMGTPVRMRMLLGVDEGEDVPARLEVAVDGLASDMLYRPLGDEEEPDAVWGGGEDALQGHAVPQGMARGLVKVPAAGIRSDVVGVPCLLPTIPDVPVAQELPATGLRLGTAPDASGRPVTVRLGVTQACQHVQVLGASGAGKSTLAAGLIASALEARIGVTLIDPHGTLVSRVATELTPGSAHRVHVVRTADLEHPTPLNPFAGRDCEDMVGEVLEILYAIFDPRHEGIIGPRFERLFRQTMAALRILLEDRATLTLVPQVLASRQRLKDVADAVATRDEELARELRSELVDNRSSDFSDILAWVSSKFDRLVRSSAMRAVFGSGYRAIDVAQVVERGEVLLIDLAAPRIGADQAAFTGMVWLMEHALAMGARGSWERPHLVVVDEAHLFQAGGLSELLAEGRKFGVGVVIAHQHMGQLSASLGGAVEANASTVVGLRSSIRDAPRVEERIGTWSGGSLSRLPNMRAATTLATPKGQTQAFTLTIDHNERAERQRMRHPDWAERATAVTEARRRLTSSSQGGLSPLGSADVDRAVRRLCGALGQDGPGPAASTGRSFLDELLKSHQTVSEEDE, from the coding sequence ATGACCACCGACTCCTGTCCTGCCCCCGACCCGGATCCTGACTCCGGGCCTGCCGCCTCAGGCCCCGGACCGGAGGTCCCGCCTCCCGCCCCCGGGGCGCCGTCTCCCGCCCCCGGGGCCCTCCCGTCCGGGCCGGTGGCCACGCAGGCCCTCGACCCGCGCCCGGCCCCGTCCGGGCCCCTGCCTGAACGCCTCTTCCGCCTGGACCACCTCCTGCGCCAGGCCGACGCCCCCGCCGCCGCGCAGCTCTTCACCAACCGCCTGCTCAACGTCCTGGCCAAGCAGCCCCTGGGCTCGCGCCTGACGCTGACCATGGAGGCCGAGCGCAATGGGCAGGTGAACGTCACCCTGGCTGCCTGGGGCGTGGGCGAGCCCTTTGGCGGGGATCTCGTGTGGTGCGGTGAGCACACCCACGTGTGGGAGGAGGTCGACCCGGTGGTGGACCGCCCCCGTCCTGCCGTCCTGCGTGAGGCTGTTCCCGCCGTCAGGGAGCAGCCGCTCTTCCTGAGCCTGACCCGGGCCGACCTCACCCCCGAGGGGCACGCCCTCGTCCTGACCGACACCTCGGAGGTGCCCGGGACCGGGGGCCTCCGCCCCCGCGCCCTGGGGACCTGGCCCAACCCCCTCGCCTGCTCCGGCATGGACCTGCTGCGCACCCTGCGCAGCACCGGGGGAGTGCTGCGCATCCACCTGGCCCCCGCGACCGCCGTCGAGCGCCTCATGCTCCAGGACCAGGTCCTGACCACGGAGGGGCGGGCCTCGGTGGAGGCCATGATGGGTTACATGGGGACCCCGGTACGCATGAGGATGCTCCTGGGAGTGGACGAGGGCGAGGACGTGCCCGCCCGCCTGGAGGTCGCCGTGGACGGCCTGGCCAGCGACATGCTCTACCGCCCCCTGGGTGACGAGGAGGAGCCCGACGCCGTGTGGGGCGGGGGCGAGGACGCCCTCCAGGGCCACGCGGTCCCCCAGGGCATGGCCCGCGGCCTGGTCAAGGTCCCTGCCGCCGGGATCCGCTCCGACGTCGTCGGGGTCCCCTGCCTCCTGCCCACCATCCCCGACGTCCCGGTGGCCCAGGAGCTCCCGGCCACGGGCCTGCGCCTGGGGACCGCCCCCGACGCCTCCGGCCGCCCGGTCACGGTGCGCCTGGGCGTCACCCAGGCCTGCCAGCACGTCCAGGTCCTGGGGGCCAGCGGGGCGGGCAAGTCCACGCTGGCGGCGGGGCTGATCGCCTCGGCCCTGGAGGCCCGGATCGGGGTGACGCTCATCGACCCCCACGGCACCCTGGTCAGCCGGGTGGCCACTGAGCTGACGCCCGGCAGCGCCCACCGGGTCCACGTGGTGCGTACCGCCGACCTGGAGCACCCCACCCCCCTGAACCCCTTTGCCGGGCGCGACTGTGAGGACATGGTGGGGGAGGTCCTGGAGATCCTGTACGCGATCTTCGACCCTAGGCACGAGGGGATTATCGGGCCGCGCTTTGAGCGGCTGTTCCGCCAGACCATGGCGGCGCTGCGGATCCTGCTGGAGGACCGCGCCACCCTGACCCTGGTGCCCCAGGTCCTGGCCAGCCGGCAGCGGCTCAAGGACGTGGCCGACGCCGTCGCCACCCGGGACGAGGAGCTCGCCCGGGAGCTGCGTAGTGAGCTGGTCGACAACAGGTCCTCGGACTTCTCCGACATCCTGGCCTGGGTCTCCTCCAAGTTCGACAGGCTGGTGCGCTCCTCGGCCATGCGGGCCGTGTTCGGCTCCGGGTACCGGGCCATTGACGTGGCCCAGGTGGTGGAGCGCGGTGAGGTCCTGCTCATTGACCTCGCCGCCCCTCGGATCGGCGCCGACCAGGCCGCCTTCACCGGCATGGTCTGGCTCATGGAGCACGCCCTGGCCATGGGAGCCCGCGGGTCCTGGGAGCGGCCCCACCTCGTCGTGGTCGACGAGGCCCACCTCTTCCAGGCCGGGGGGCTGTCCGAGCTCCTGGCGGAGGGGCGCAAGTTCGGCGTCGGCGTGGTCATCGCCCACCAGCACATGGGCCAGCTCAGTGCCTCCCTGGGCGGTGCCGTGGAGGCCAACGCCTCCACGGTGGTGGGGCTGCGCTCCTCCATCCGGGACGCACCCCGGGTGGAGGAGCGGATCGGCACGTGGAGCGGCGGGTCGCTCAGCCGCCTGCCGAACATGCGGGCGGCCACCACCCTGGCCACCCCTAAGGGGCAGACGCAGGCCTTCACCCTGACCATTGACCACAATGAACGCGCTGAGCGCCAGAGGATGCGGCACCCGGACTGGGCGGAGCGGGCGACGGCGGTCACCGAGGCCCGGCGACGTCTGACCAGCAGCTCCCAGGGCGGTCTCAGCCCGCTGGGGTCGGCGGACGTCGACCGGGCGGTGCGGCGGCTGTGCGGCGCCCTGGGCCAGGACGGTCCCGGGCCTGCGGCCTCCACCGGCCGGTCCTTCCTGGACGAGCTCCTCAAGTCGCACCAGACAGTCTCTGAGGAGGACGAGTGA
- a CDS encoding type IV secretory system conjugative DNA transfer family protein has protein sequence MSVVNNRPETRWHAPSAPERTSLVLSRALRNTDPGLAGRILTDRLLGVVASQGPDARVTLTLGTERDSEVRVSVDAVGVTPTFPQDLAWCSEGVHEWEEVVPGAGRPAPRVLREVVAAVTRQSPRLTPEPVVPGAPDDTGARTLTRLLPGADQDAFRRPLGTWPNTVMTNSALTMTRVLRSAGATLRVHLAPAGSAETWMLQETVLATEGRASTETVMGYVGVPVRMRLLLGTDLDEEIPARVVVALEDWASDLEVVPLGADEDAKEVWAGASRTLQGRAVPRGMARGLVRIPVPGERTGVIGIRCAMPTTPEVPLTDAVPTEGLRLGTALDSTGGRTEVRIGLEQLCQHVHVLGASGAGKSTLQAGVVAWAVEHGLGVTVIDPHGTLVSRCVDELPDGAAARTHLVRTADLERPTPLNPFAGRDFETMVGEVIEILYAVFDPKHTGIIGPRFERIFHQAMGAASALFGDRATISLVPELLADRERITDVACAVHHINPRLARELESELAGNHSSEFADMLAWVNSKFDRVLRSSAMRAVFGSGREAIDVQGVMDRGEVLLIDLAAPRIGQDQAAFIGMIWVMEHALAMASRAQRHRPHLLVIDEAQLFQVGGLPELLAEGRKFGIGVLLAHQHMGQLSAELASSLEANASTVMGMRSSIQDAPRVAARIGTWSGGSLSRLPNMHAATTLATPAGQTQAFTLVVDHNERADALRRERPGAVERNRQITRSRVLRRCQELGSLKALTSDDVEAAIRQCEALDLARLTALPHLEPCEHDGGASRPQDGPQDDDFGSLLEECLTSLGMGEPVSGSADVDTLLSGSED, from the coding sequence ATGAGCGTCGTCAACAACCGACCCGAGACCCGCTGGCACGCCCCCTCAGCCCCTGAGCGTACCAGCCTCGTCCTCAGCCGGGCCCTGCGCAACACCGACCCCGGCCTGGCGGGCCGAATCCTCACCGACCGCCTCCTGGGCGTCGTCGCCAGCCAGGGGCCCGACGCCCGCGTCACCCTGACCCTAGGCACCGAACGAGACAGCGAGGTCCGGGTCAGCGTGGACGCCGTCGGGGTCACCCCCACCTTCCCCCAGGACCTCGCCTGGTGCTCCGAGGGCGTCCACGAGTGGGAGGAGGTCGTCCCGGGCGCGGGGCGGCCCGCCCCCAGGGTCCTGCGTGAGGTCGTCGCCGCCGTCACCCGGCAGTCGCCCCGCCTCACGCCGGAGCCCGTGGTGCCCGGCGCGCCGGACGACACCGGCGCGCGCACCCTCACCCGACTCCTGCCCGGCGCCGACCAGGACGCCTTCCGACGCCCCCTGGGCACCTGGCCCAATACCGTGATGACGAACTCGGCGCTTACCATGACCCGCGTCCTGCGCAGCGCCGGCGCGACCCTGCGCGTCCACCTCGCCCCGGCCGGCTCCGCCGAGACCTGGATGCTTCAGGAGACCGTCCTGGCCACCGAGGGGCGGGCGAGCACCGAGACCGTGATGGGCTACGTCGGCGTCCCCGTGCGCATGCGCCTCCTGCTGGGCACCGACCTCGATGAGGAGATCCCCGCGCGCGTCGTCGTCGCCCTCGAGGACTGGGCCAGCGACCTCGAGGTCGTCCCCCTGGGCGCCGACGAGGACGCTAAGGAGGTGTGGGCGGGCGCCAGCCGCACCCTGCAGGGCCGGGCCGTCCCGCGCGGCATGGCCCGCGGCCTGGTCCGCATCCCCGTGCCCGGCGAGCGCACCGGCGTCATCGGCATCCGCTGCGCCATGCCGACGACCCCTGAGGTCCCCCTTACCGACGCCGTCCCCACCGAGGGACTGCGCCTGGGCACCGCCCTTGACTCCACCGGCGGACGCACCGAGGTGCGCATCGGCCTGGAGCAGCTGTGCCAGCACGTCCACGTGCTCGGGGCCTCCGGCGCCGGCAAGTCCACCCTCCAGGCCGGCGTCGTCGCCTGGGCCGTCGAGCACGGTCTGGGGGTGACTGTCATCGACCCCCACGGCACCCTGGTGAGCCGCTGCGTGGACGAGCTGCCCGACGGGGCCGCCGCCCGCACCCACCTGGTGCGCACCGCCGACCTGGAGCGGCCCACCCCTCTCAACCCCTTCGCGGGGCGGGACTTCGAGACCATGGTCGGGGAGGTCATTGAGATCCTCTACGCCGTCTTCGATCCCAAGCACACCGGTATTATCGGCCCTCGCTTCGAGCGGATCTTCCACCAGGCCATGGGGGCCGCCAGTGCCCTGTTTGGGGACCGTGCCACCATCAGCCTGGTACCGGAGCTGCTGGCGGACAGGGAGCGCATCACCGACGTCGCCTGCGCGGTCCACCACATCAACCCGCGCCTGGCGCGCGAGCTCGAGAGCGAGCTGGCTGGCAACCACTCCAGCGAGTTCGCCGATATGCTCGCCTGGGTCAACTCCAAGTTCGACCGCGTCCTGCGCTCGTCCGCCATGAGGGCCGTCTTCGGCTCCGGCCGCGAGGCGATCGACGTCCAGGGCGTCATGGACCGCGGCGAGGTGCTTCTCATTGACCTGGCCGCGCCCCGCATCGGCCAGGACCAGGCCGCCTTCATCGGCATGATCTGGGTCATGGAGCACGCCCTGGCCATGGCCTCCCGCGCGCAGCGCCACCGTCCCCACCTCCTCGTTATCGACGAGGCGCAGCTCTTCCAGGTCGGGGGCCTGCCCGAGCTCCTGGCCGAGGGCCGCAAGTTCGGCATCGGCGTCCTGCTGGCCCACCAGCACATGGGCCAGCTGTCGGCGGAGCTCGCCAGCTCCCTGGAGGCCAACGCCTCCACCGTCATGGGGATGCGCTCCTCCATCCAGGACGCCCCGCGCGTCGCGGCGCGCATCGGCACCTGGAGCGGCGGCTCCCTCAGTCGCCTGCCCAATATGCACGCCGCCACCACCCTGGCCACCCCCGCCGGGCAGACGCAGGCCTTCACCCTCGTCGTGGACCACAACGAGCGCGCCGACGCCCTGCGCCGCGAGCGCCCCGGGGCGGTCGAGCGCAACCGCCAGATCACCCGGTCCCGCGTCCTGCGGCGGTGCCAGGAGCTGGGCAGCCTCAAGGCCCTGACCAGCGACGACGTCGAGGCCGCCATCCGTCAGTGCGAGGCCCTCGACCTCGCCCGCCTCACTGCTCTCCCCCACCTGGAGCCCTGCGAGCATGACGGTGGGGCTTCGCGGCCCCAGGACGGTCCCCAGGACGACGACTTCGGCTCCCTCCTGGAGGAGTGTCTCACCTCCCTGGGCATGGGGGAGCCGGTTTCCGGCTCGGCTGACGTCGACACCCTCCTGTCTGGCTCAGAGGACTGA